In Myxococcales bacterium, the DNA window GGGCGAGGCCGACCCGGAAGGCGGCGCCGACCCCGGCTCCGCCGCGCGGGACTCAGGGGATTGACTGCTGCGACCGCTTCAAGCCCAACGGCAGCGTGGGACCCGCGTCGAATCCGAGGTAAGTGAACAACGTCGATGGCCGCTGACACCATGCTCACTGCGCTCACGGTCATCGAGCCGATCTACGTGCTGCTCCTGTGCGGCTGGATCCTGCTGGAGAAGCGTAGTCCCGCCGCAACGCTGGCCTGGATCTTCGGACTGATTGCTCTGCCCGGCGCCGGCTTCGTGATCTACTTCTTCCTGGGTCCGCGTCGCATTCGTCGGCGACGGCTGAAGCGACTGCGAGCCCAGAACGCCATCGCACGGCTCGTGGTGCAACCCGAGGCACTTTCGAACCCGGATCCGGGAGTATTGCGCGACGCGGAACAGCTGGTGCGACTGGGCGAAGCCGTGAACAAGGCAGCGCTGAGCACCGCAACGGGGTGTGAGTTGTTGCTCGACGGCGCTCAGACGTTCGACTCGATCCTCGAGGCCATAAGCGCCGCGAAGGACCACGTTCACGTCCTCTATTACATCTTCGAGCCGGACGAGACCGGTCGAGCGCTCCGCGACGCGCTGGTCGAGCGAGCCCGCGCGGGTCTCACCGTCCGACTGCTGGTTGATGCGGTGGGCTCGGCGACCGCGCGCCGGCGTGACTTCTTTGCACCGCTGGTCGAGGCCGGAGCGGAGGTCGCGGCGTTCAATCGGCTGGGCCCCGCCGCACTGTGGGGGCGGGTGCTGAACTTCCGGAACCACCGGAAGATCGTGGTGGTCGATGGCAGGATCGGGTTCACCGGCGGCGTCAACGTCACCGACGAAGAAAATCCCAAGGTGCGCGCCGACGCTTGGCGCGACACGCACCTCCGGCTCGAGGGACCTTGTGTCGCGCAGCTGCAGCTGATCTTTCTCGAAGACTGGTGCTACGCCTGCGGCACCACCCCCGAGCGTCCGGAGCTGTTCCCGCGGCACGACGTTGCACCCGGGGAGCTGGTTCAGATCTTGGACTCGGGGCCGGACAAGGAACACGAGACCATCAAAAGTGTGTATTTTGCCGCGATTTGCGCGGCGATGTCCCGCGTGTGGCTCACCACGGCGTACTTCGTGCCGGACGAGCCCATGTCGTTCGCGCTTCGAGCGGCGGCGCTGCGCGGCGTCGACGTTCGAGTGCTCGTGCCGAAGAACGGCGACTCGCGCACGGTCGCTGCCGCGGCACGCTCGTACTACGACGCACTACTCGGCGCGGGGGTGCGGATCTTCGAGTACGAGCCCAGAATGTTACACGCCAAGACGCTGGTCGTTGACGAGTGGCTGGCTGCCATAGGAACGGCCAACTTCGACAACCGCAGCTTTCGACTCAATTTCGAGGTCTCGGCTCTGG includes these proteins:
- the cls gene encoding cardiolipin synthase; amino-acid sequence: MAADTMLTALTVIEPIYVLLLCGWILLEKRSPAATLAWIFGLIALPGAGFVIYFFLGPRRIRRRRLKRLRAQNAIARLVVQPEALSNPDPGVLRDAEQLVRLGEAVNKAALSTATGCELLLDGAQTFDSILEAISAAKDHVHVLYYIFEPDETGRALRDALVERARAGLTVRLLVDAVGSATARRRDFFAPLVEAGAEVAAFNRLGPAALWGRVLNFRNHRKIVVVDGRIGFTGGVNVTDEENPKVRADAWRDTHLRLEGPCVAQLQLIFLEDWCYACGTTPERPELFPRHDVAPGELVQILDSGPDKEHETIKSVYFAAICAAMSRVWLTTAYFVPDEPMSFALRAAALRGVDVRVLVPKNGDSRTVAAAARSYYDALLGAGVRIFEYEPRMLHAKTLVVDEWLAAIGTANFDNRSFRLNFEVSALVYGRKLSSALAEAFERDLTHAKQVTGASRVRLRLGPRIFEGMARVLSPML